In Acidisarcina polymorpha, the DNA window TCAAGACACTCGTCATCGATGGAAAGCACGTGAGCGCCGGCGGCGATCAGACGGTGCTTGAGGTGGCGCGCGAGAACAATATCTTCATCCCGACGCTCTGCCACCTCGACGGCCTCTCCGACGTAGGCGCATGCCGGTTGTGCCTGGTCGAAGTGAAGAACTCGAATAAGTTGACACCGGCCTGCATGCTCCGCGTGGAAGAAGGCATGGAGGTCACGACCACCTCCGAACGGCTGCGCCACTACCGGCAGACCATCCTTGAGCTGTTGTTTGCCGAACGCAACCACGTCTGTTCGGTCTGCGTCGCCAATGGAAACTGCGAGCTCCAATCTCTCGCGCAATCGCAGGGTCTGACCCATGTGCGGCTTCCCTATCGCAATCCGAAGCTCGACGTCGACGCCTCGCATGAGCGGTTCGTCGCCGACCATAACCGGTGCATTCTTTGCACCCGCTGCGTGCGCGTCTGCGCCGAGGTGGAAGGCGCGCACGTTTGGGATGTGATGGGTCGAGGCGTCGATTCGATGGTCATCACCGACCTGCATCAACCCTGGGGAGAGTCAAGCTGCACCCGCTGCGGCAAGTGCGTGCAAGTCTGCCCGACCGGCGCGCTATCCGACAAAGGCAAGCTGGGCTGGGACCATCCCAAGCATCCCGAGTTCCTGACCTATCTCAACATGATGCGCGAGGCACAATGAGCAAAACCAAGTTGGCGACAGTATGGCTGGACGGCTGCTCCGGGTGCCACATGTCCTTTCTGGATATGGACGAGCGGCTGCTCGACCTTAGCAGTCAATTCGATCTCGTATTCAGCCCTTTGGTCGACTTCAAGGTCTATCCCGATTCGGTGGACGTCGCGCTCGTCGAAGGTGCGATCAGCAGCGTCGAGGACGAACGCAAGATCCACCACATTCGCGAGCACACGAAATTCCTGGTCGCGATGGGCGACTGCGCGGTCGCCGGGAATGTGCCGGCGATGCGAAACCCCTTCGGCACGGCAGCGATCTTGAAACGGGCCTACACTGAGAACGTCTCCGCACAGCCCCAAATTCCCTGCGTGATCGTTCCGGAGCTCCTGGAGAAGGTGCGGCCGGTGCATGAATTCGTCGCCGTGGATATGTATATTCCCGGCTGCCCTCCGTCGGCCGACACCTTCTTCACGGTGCTCACTGAACTGCTAGCTGGACGTACGCCGGACGTTGGGAGCCTGACCCGGTTTGGCGCCTAGGAGAAATGACGATGTCGCAGACGATCACGATCGACCCGGTAACGCGCCTCGAAGGCCATGGGAAGATTACTCTCAAGACCAACGATCAGGGCGAGGTGAGTGAAGCCTTTTTCAGCGTGACCCAGGTGCGTGGCTTCGAGAAATTCACCGAAGGCCGCCCGTTCTATGAGATGCCTGGCCTGATGGCCCGCATCTGCGGCATCTGCCCGGTCAGCCATCTGCTGGCTTCAGCCAAGGCCTGCGAGGCGATCATGTCGGTCGAGATTCCTCCGACTGCCGCGAAGCTGCGGCGTGCGCTCAATATGGCGCAAACCATCCAGTCGCACGCGCTGAGCTTCTTCTATCTGGCCTCGCCGGACCTGCTGCTGGGCATGGACTCAGACCCGGCTGAGCGGAACATCTTCGGCGTGGCAAAGGTCAATCCAGAACTTGGACGAGCGGGCATCGGCCTGCGCCGTTTTGGCCAGCACATCATCGAGCTGCTGGGAAAGAAGCGCATTCATCCCGGATGGGTGGTGCCTGGCGGGGTGACCGAGCCGCTGAGCGCGGTGAAGCGCGATGAGATCCTGGGCCTGATTCCAGAGGCCTATGCGAATATTCACCTGGCCCTGACCTGGTACAAGAAGATCGCGGAACGCTTTCGCGGGGAGGCCGAAAGCTTTGCAAATTTCCGCGGCGCCTTCCTGGGTATGGTGAGCGACGACGATGGTCTCGAGTTCACCGACGGCAAACTGCGGCTGATCGACGCGGACGGCAATGTGCTGTTAGACAACCTCGAGGCGGCGCAGTTCGACGATCACTTTGGGGAAGCGGTCGAGCCATTCTCCTACATGAAGTTTCCGTATTACAAGCCGCTCGGCTATCCCGATGGCGCTTACCGGGTTGGGCCGCTGGCCCGTCTCAACATCGCCAAACATGCGGGCACTCCGTTGGCGGATGCCGAGTTGAAGGAGTTCAAACAACTCGCGAATGGCCCCGTGCTTGGATCCTTCTATTACCATCAGGCGCGACTCATCGATATCCTCTACGGCATCGAGGTCGTTGAGCGGATCTTTACCGATCCAACGATCCTCGATACCCACGTCAGGGCGACCGCGGGAGTCAACCGGCTGGAAGGCTCCGGTGTAGCGGAGGCCCCGCGGGGTACGCTCATGCACCACTACAAAGTTGACGAAAAGGGACAGATGCTCTGGGCCAACCTGGTGATCGCCACAGGGCAAAACAATAACGCCATGAACCGCGGAGTGCTGCAAGCGGCGCAACAATACGTGAAGACCGACAAACTGGTCGACGGCATGCTGAATCGCGTAGAGGCGGTGATTCGAACCTTCGATCCCTGCCTCAGTTGCTCCACCCATGCCTTCGGCCAGATGCCGCTCATCATCGAACTGCTCGCCCCGGATGGCACAATGCTCGATGAGGTACGCCGATGATAGCTGCCGGAGTGATGCCCGGAGGATCGACCGCGGACAACGCGCGTCGCACGATGGTGTTTGCCTGTGGCAACGCCTTGCTCGGAGATGACGGAGTCGGCTGGCGGATTGGCCGAGAAATCAGCGACAATCCCCCGCGCGAAAACGTCTTTGTCGTCTGCACCCAGCAACTGTTGCCGGAACACGCGGAAGCCGTCAGCGATGCGGATCTTGCAGTATTCGTCGACTGCTCGGCGATTACCCCCGCAGGCACTGTCTCTACCACTCCCATCGAAGCCGCCGGAGCTTTGCCAGCGATCTTTACTCATCATCTCGATCCTGCCTCGCTATTGAAGCTGGCCCTCGAATTCTATGGCAAGACTCCGTCTCGGTCAGTTGCAATCACTGTCGGTGGCGAGGATTTCGCATTACGGGAAGTACCCAGCGGGAAGGTGGCCGCAGCTATCCCTGCAGCGCTGCTTGCGGTCAGGCGGGTCATCAGCGAAAGAGACTGCAGGGCCGAGCACGAGGAACCACCAACGGCAACCGGCACCCCAGGAGACATGCCTCTCTCTGATCTGCCGAGCCACGACTTCGAGTCCGATGGGCAGCTTTCCTAAACCGCTTTCCGAAACGCTTCAATGACTGCTTCACCGAAGGAGTGCATTGATCGTCCACAAGATCGGCGCCTGACCGTGGAAGTCGCCGGT includes these proteins:
- a CDS encoding NADP oxidoreductase — translated: MSKTKLATVWLDGCSGCHMSFLDMDERLLDLSSQFDLVFSPLVDFKVYPDSVDVALVEGAISSVEDERKIHHIREHTKFLVAMGDCAVAGNVPAMRNPFGTAAILKRAYTENVSAQPQIPCVIVPELLEKVRPVHEFVAVDMYIPGCPPSADTFFTVLTELLAGRTPDVGSLTRFGA
- a CDS encoding hydrogenase maturation protease — its product is MIAAGVMPGGSTADNARRTMVFACGNALLGDDGVGWRIGREISDNPPRENVFVVCTQQLLPEHAEAVSDADLAVFVDCSAITPAGTVSTTPIEAAGALPAIFTHHLDPASLLKLALEFYGKTPSRSVAITVGGEDFALREVPSGKVAAAIPAALLAVRRVISERDCRAEHEEPPTATGTPGDMPLSDLPSHDFESDGQLS
- a CDS encoding Ni/Fe hydrogenase subunit alpha; the protein is MSQTITIDPVTRLEGHGKITLKTNDQGEVSEAFFSVTQVRGFEKFTEGRPFYEMPGLMARICGICPVSHLLASAKACEAIMSVEIPPTAAKLRRALNMAQTIQSHALSFFYLASPDLLLGMDSDPAERNIFGVAKVNPELGRAGIGLRRFGQHIIELLGKKRIHPGWVVPGGVTEPLSAVKRDEILGLIPEAYANIHLALTWYKKIAERFRGEAESFANFRGAFLGMVSDDDGLEFTDGKLRLIDADGNVLLDNLEAAQFDDHFGEAVEPFSYMKFPYYKPLGYPDGAYRVGPLARLNIAKHAGTPLADAELKEFKQLANGPVLGSFYYHQARLIDILYGIEVVERIFTDPTILDTHVRATAGVNRLEGSGVAEAPRGTLMHHYKVDEKGQMLWANLVIATGQNNNAMNRGVLQAAQQYVKTDKLVDGMLNRVEAVIRTFDPCLSCSTHAFGQMPLIIELLAPDGTMLDEVRR
- the hoxU gene encoding bidirectional hydrogenase complex protein HoxU, with protein sequence MTVAADVKTLVIDGKHVSAGGDQTVLEVARENNIFIPTLCHLDGLSDVGACRLCLVEVKNSNKLTPACMLRVEEGMEVTTTSERLRHYRQTILELLFAERNHVCSVCVANGNCELQSLAQSQGLTHVRLPYRNPKLDVDASHERFVADHNRCILCTRCVRVCAEVEGAHVWDVMGRGVDSMVITDLHQPWGESSCTRCGKCVQVCPTGALSDKGKLGWDHPKHPEFLTYLNMMREAQ